From Desulfonatronum thioautotrophicum, the proteins below share one genomic window:
- a CDS encoding PD-(D/E)XK nuclease family protein — translation MRDPLFPHLVLAPPDASTWTDPASSIRRLHGDLAHQALALLSPGETDQVAVLRSLRQARALLGMHPARLDLEPLAWAIVRTLGHPLLAELFADRSLTLAEQEIVVPAHDPSPAAAHAVVRVDRLVLLPDGTAWVLDFKLGLGDPDTDQAQIRAYQRLLADLLGRECHGALVNLEQADVVTLPPFKPRQQRAAEADAAETTVLPLNDILCSGSSPYQRQDKSQGVTPPPIRVLPLDADPIALLHDHLMARCATAPHLAMATTQVIFPHRRPRIYLHQALARSLNAPFFPPRCFSLEDWILRRACLTSDDPPVLATPLDQAWLLHDIDNRLKGAQEATPWHRFLPWGLRLTQVLDELDREKATAQAVDHPPDDLPEAASRLLADLGRVQAAFHQLLADRNMNTVGTLAALAGRPLGHHPESSQDAQSITGCSTPTQEGPTYLCGLFALTRTEADLVQSLRLAGAELWWQADHTLPEPLQRWATAWQAELDWNFGRRDPAAAPRPTAQVTLIQAHDLHSELRRLAEDAATWDRREQVALILPEPALLRPVLAHLPMDAEVNVTLGLPLERSALGLLLHTLTRMARDGRLTGVGPASRDYLDLWQNPWVRRLLPHGGLVRLRRLIQQRGHAFLDSAVLAELVRECTAVDVGGVNEDGNVNEDGDVYGDVDSDGIGHGEAQPGSDPDRPPGSGMAGLAVLFHEALELTTLDELRGFLRRLLDALQVRERAPSVLEMHAVHALYSTVLPNLEHALSRNHPLPAAALWSVFWNCLGLERIPFSGEPLTPWQVMGLLESRLLCFDKVIVLECVEGVLPRTAAPNPILPEALRPALGLQPGYAEEGIIHFHFQRLLAAAGEARLYSRQGMSPNPLEGRTMPSRYWESELWKKEKDTGKLLRETISRASLELDLGLSPGRAPEKASLADRLAQRLDRGLSLSALRTYLRCPVRFFKEEVAAFPPRPDPRQDPGAPVMGRLAHAVLEELFRPHVGKVVVPGTDLLPVFEEIWAALAPSHLLEAPLPPAARFFQARLLRELLRNYLRQSDQPVHLLAVEQPAQRPMPGAAARINLRGRLDRIDLDTERNLPVILDYKTGGASRRSPLDIHRLEELADKLDSLPAKDENAANDGLNLVNSILADPQLPGYLFLHAAPALCKYVHLGEWQAKKRLVSLVKPGKKAEAEHLLQRFLEWQENGLPRILEWLGQHILEAPLYTPTTQPETCVACPWRTTCPWALED, via the coding sequence ATGCGCGACCCGCTGTTTCCCCACCTTGTTCTGGCCCCTCCGGATGCCTCCACCTGGACCGATCCGGCCTCCTCCATACGCCGACTGCATGGCGATCTGGCTCATCAGGCCCTGGCGCTTTTGAGTCCTGGCGAGACCGATCAGGTCGCGGTGCTGCGCAGCCTGCGCCAGGCCCGAGCCCTGCTGGGCATGCACCCGGCCCGCCTGGACCTTGAGCCCCTGGCTTGGGCCATTGTCCGCACCCTGGGCCACCCCCTGCTGGCCGAGCTCTTTGCCGACAGATCCCTAACCCTGGCGGAACAGGAAATCGTGGTTCCGGCCCACGATCCTTCCCCAGCCGCAGCGCATGCCGTGGTCCGGGTGGACCGGCTGGTGCTCTTGCCGGACGGCACGGCCTGGGTTCTGGACTTCAAGCTGGGCCTCGGCGACCCGGATACCGACCAAGCCCAAATCCGCGCCTACCAACGCCTGCTGGCCGATCTTCTGGGACGGGAGTGCCATGGAGCCCTGGTCAATCTGGAACAGGCCGATGTGGTCACGCTGCCACCCTTCAAGCCGCGACAGCAGCGCGCAGCTGAGGCCGATGCAGCGGAAACAACGGTCTTGCCTTTAAACGATATCCTGTGCTCCGGTTCCTCCCCCTACCAGAGACAGGATAAAAGTCAGGGCGTAACTCCACCGCCCATCCGCGTCCTGCCTCTGGATGCCGACCCCATCGCCCTGCTCCACGACCACCTCATGGCCCGGTGCGCGACCGCGCCGCATCTGGCCATGGCCACGACCCAGGTCATCTTTCCCCACCGTCGGCCACGCATCTACCTGCATCAGGCCCTGGCCCGCTCCCTGAATGCTCCGTTTTTCCCCCCGCGCTGTTTCAGCCTGGAAGACTGGATCCTGCGCCGGGCCTGCCTCACCTCGGATGATCCACCGGTCCTGGCCACGCCATTGGACCAGGCCTGGCTGCTGCACGACATCGACAACAGATTGAAAGGTGCACAGGAGGCAACGCCCTGGCACCGTTTTCTACCCTGGGGTCTGCGCCTGACGCAGGTTCTGGACGAACTGGACCGGGAAAAAGCCACGGCCCAGGCCGTGGATCATCCCCCGGACGACCTTCCGGAAGCGGCCTCGCGACTACTGGCCGACCTGGGCAGGGTCCAGGCCGCGTTTCATCAGCTCCTCGCGGACCGGAACATGAACACCGTGGGAACATTGGCGGCCCTGGCAGGAAGGCCCCTTGGCCACCATCCGGAATCGTCACAAGACGCGCAATCAATAACCGGCTGCTCCACGCCCACCCAGGAAGGCCCGACCTATCTCTGCGGTCTGTTCGCTCTGACACGGACCGAGGCCGATCTGGTCCAATCCCTGCGTCTGGCCGGTGCGGAACTCTGGTGGCAGGCGGACCATACGCTGCCTGAGCCGTTGCAACGCTGGGCTACGGCCTGGCAGGCCGAGCTGGACTGGAATTTCGGACGCCGGGATCCCGCCGCCGCCCCCAGGCCCACTGCGCAGGTGACCTTGATCCAGGCCCATGATCTGCACTCCGAACTGCGCCGCCTGGCTGAAGACGCGGCAACCTGGGATCGCCGCGAGCAGGTGGCCTTGATCCTGCCCGAACCGGCCCTGCTACGCCCCGTGCTGGCCCATCTGCCCATGGACGCGGAGGTGAACGTCACCCTGGGCCTGCCCCTGGAGCGCTCCGCCCTGGGCCTGCTGCTGCACACCCTGACCCGCATGGCCCGAGACGGACGGCTCACCGGTGTGGGACCGGCAAGCCGGGACTACCTGGACCTCTGGCAGAACCCCTGGGTGCGCCGATTGTTGCCCCACGGCGGACTGGTGCGCCTGCGGCGCCTGATTCAGCAGCGGGGTCATGCGTTTCTTGACTCCGCGGTTCTGGCCGAATTGGTCCGGGAGTGCACTGCTGTGGATGTTGGGGGCGTGAACGAGGACGGGAACGTGAACGAGGACGGGGACGTATACGGAGATGTCGACAGCGATGGGATCGGGCATGGGGAGGCACAGCCGGGGAGTGATCCAGACCGCCCGCCGGGATCAGGCATGGCCGGGCTGGCGGTGCTGTTTCATGAGGCTCTGGAGCTGACCACCCTGGACGAGTTGCGAGGATTTCTGCGGCGTCTTCTGGACGCCCTCCAGGTGCGGGAGCGGGCCCCCTCGGTACTGGAGATGCACGCGGTCCACGCACTCTACTCCACGGTTCTCCCGAACCTGGAACATGCCCTGAGCCGGAACCACCCGCTTCCGGCAGCCGCTCTGTGGAGCGTGTTTTGGAACTGTCTGGGGCTGGAACGCATTCCCTTCAGCGGGGAGCCGCTCACGCCCTGGCAGGTGATGGGATTGCTGGAAAGCCGTTTGCTCTGCTTTGACAAAGTCATCGTGCTGGAATGCGTGGAAGGGGTCCTGCCCCGGACCGCCGCGCCCAACCCGATACTGCCCGAAGCCCTGCGCCCGGCCCTGGGTCTGCAGCCGGGCTACGCCGAGGAAGGAATCATCCACTTTCATTTCCAACGGCTGCTGGCCGCGGCAGGAGAGGCCCGTCTTTACAGCCGCCAGGGCATGTCGCCCAACCCTTTGGAAGGGCGGACCATGCCCAGCCGGTACTGGGAATCGGAACTCTGGAAAAAAGAAAAGGACACCGGCAAGCTGCTGCGGGAGACCATCTCCCGGGCCTCCCTGGAACTGGACCTGGGCCTGTCTCCGGGCCGCGCACCGGAAAAGGCCTCTCTGGCGGATCGACTGGCCCAACGCCTGGATCGGGGTTTGTCCCTGTCCGCGCTGCGCACCTATCTGCGCTGCCCGGTGCGGTTTTTCAAGGAAGAGGTGGCGGCTTTTCCTCCGCGTCCCGACCCGCGACAGGACCCCGGAGCCCCTGTCATGGGCCGATTGGCCCATGCCGTCCTGGAGGAGTTGTTTCGCCCCCATGTCGGCAAAGTCGTGGTGCCCGGCACGGACCTCCTGCCCGTTTTCGAGGAAATCTGGGCCGCACTGGCCCCCAGTCATCTGCTGGAGGCCCCCCTTCCTCCGGCTGCCCGCTTCTTTCAGGCCCGGCTGCTGCGGGAGCTGCTGCGAAATTACCTGCGCCAATCCGATCAGCCGGTACACCTCCTGGCCGTGGAACAACCGGCCCAGCGGCCCATGCCCGGAGCAGCCGCGCGGATCAATCTGCGCGGCAGGCTGGACCGCATCGACCTCGACACGGAACGCAACCTCCCCGTCATCCTGGACTACAAGACCGGCGGCGCTTCCCGGCGCAGCCCGCTGGACATCCACCGCCTGGAGGAACTGGCCGATAAACTGGACAGCCTGCCCGCAAAGGACGAGAACGCAGCCAACGACGGCCTCAACCTGGTCAATAGCATCCTCGCGGACCCGCAACTGCCCGGCTACCTCTTCCTCCACGCCGCACCGGCCCTGTGCAAGTATGTGCACCTCGGGGAGTGGCAGGCCAAAAAACGGCTCGTTTCCTTGGTCAAGCCGGGCAAGAAAGCCGAGGCCGAGCATCTCCTCCAGCGCTTTCTGGAGTGGCAGGAAAACGGCCTTCCGAGAATTCTGGAATGGCTCGGCCAACACATCCTGGAAGCCCCGCTCTATACCCCCACCACCCAGCCCGAAACCTGTGTCGCCTGCCCCTGGCGGACCACCTGTCCCTGGGCCCTGGAAGACTGA